A window of Sphingobacterium sp. SRCM116780 contains these coding sequences:
- a CDS encoding nucleoside-diphosphate kinase: MATNRTFTMIKPDAVANGHIGAILNDIIAGGFKIVAMKYIHLTTETAGAFYEVHKARPFYGDLVTFMTSGPIVAAILEKDNAVEDFRTLIGATNPADAAEGTIRNKYAKSIDANAVHGSDSDENAQIEGSFFFSQFERF; this comes from the coding sequence ATGGCAACGAACAGAACTTTTACGATGATCAAACCAGATGCAGTTGCAAATGGTCACATCGGCGCTATCTTGAACGATATTATTGCAGGTGGTTTCAAAATTGTAGCAATGAAATATATTCATTTGACTACAGAAACAGCAGGTGCATTTTATGAAGTACACAAAGCACGTCCTTTCTATGGAGATTTAGTAACCTTTATGACTTCAGGTCCTATCGTTGCTGCTATCTTAGAAAAAGACAATGCTGTTGAAGACTTCCGTACTTTGATCGGTGCTACTAATCCTGCTGATGCTGCTGAAGGTACTATCCGTAACAAATATGCAAAATCTATCGATGCAAATGCTGTTCATGGATCTGATTCAGACGAAAATGCACAAATCGAAGGTTCATTTTTCTTTTCTCAATTCGAAAGATTTTAA
- the hemH gene encoding ferrochelatase → MSKKATKGILLVQLGTPDSPSTADVKKYLTEFLMDGRVIDISYIKRTLLVKGVIAPTRAPKSAKIYQTIWDQETGSPLMHYSVIQCDLLQKSLGEDYHVELAMRYQNPSIEQALKNLEGMMLDSIRVIPLFPQYASATAGSVIDRVMELIRKWNYLPNISFVSSYCQEPLMIETYADHARQHDLSKFDHIVFSYHGLPVRQLGKVDPTGTLKCPEDGCESCKTTVNSFCYLSQCHGTTRAIVQKLGLEKSQYSICFQSRLGKEPWIQPYTSSLLEDLAKSGKKKLLVFSPAFVADCIETIDEIGVEYANEFKHLGGEEVQLVESLNADPKWIAALKRLALNA, encoded by the coding sequence ATGAGTAAGAAAGCTACGAAAGGAATTTTATTAGTTCAACTTGGGACCCCAGATAGTCCTTCTACAGCAGATGTTAAAAAATATTTAACGGAATTTTTAATGGATGGGAGAGTGATTGATATTTCATATATCAAAAGAACTCTTTTAGTGAAGGGAGTTATTGCGCCAACTCGTGCGCCAAAATCAGCCAAGATATATCAGACGATTTGGGATCAAGAGACAGGATCTCCTTTGATGCATTATAGTGTGATACAATGTGATTTATTGCAAAAATCATTGGGAGAGGACTATCATGTCGAATTGGCGATGCGCTATCAAAATCCCTCTATTGAGCAGGCTTTAAAAAATTTAGAAGGTATGATGTTGGATTCCATTCGGGTTATTCCTTTATTTCCGCAATATGCTTCTGCAACTGCAGGATCTGTTATCGATCGTGTGATGGAATTGATCCGCAAATGGAATTACCTGCCCAATATCAGCTTTGTGAGCAGTTACTGTCAAGAGCCATTGATGATCGAAACATATGCAGATCATGCCCGACAACATGATCTTTCTAAATTTGATCATATTGTATTCAGTTATCATGGTCTTCCTGTCCGCCAATTAGGAAAAGTAGATCCAACAGGAACGTTAAAATGTCCAGAGGATGGTTGCGAATCGTGTAAAACCACAGTCAATTCTTTCTGCTATCTGTCACAATGTCATGGCACTACACGTGCTATTGTACAAAAATTGGGATTGGAAAAATCGCAATACAGCATCTGTTTTCAATCAAGATTAGGCAAGGAACCTTGGATTCAACCTTATACATCGAGTTTATTAGAAGATTTAGCAAAGAGTGGAAAGAAAAAACTATTGGTCTTTAGCCCCGCTTTTGTTGCTGATTGCATCGAAACCATCGATGAGATTGGCGTGGAATATGCTAATGAATTTAAGCATTTGGGAGGAGAAGAAGTTCAGCTTGTGGAAAGTCTGAATGCTGATCCCAAATGGATAGCAGCATTGAAGCGATTAGCCTTGAATGCTTAA
- a CDS encoding PQQ-binding-like beta-propeller repeat protein: MLKYLLISSLFVGTLQCSFAQEVVPFESKIQEVKIDPFTGNIIVKTKEGISSLNPTSKKIDWSVATATVNNATTMSKLSKGVSAIENNDFLAAFSSTSQIDLIANSPFADVKFDNNSVVVNTTDGKVVYNAAELGYNTLAVTYIPEKKQFLILGEKDKSIDFVNLDLLSGKVNWTSKVGDTESLFKSFGSAFKGFLKGDVLVADNRVIVSGNHIFAALKGILFNLDGETGNVKWKTDYLINNFYVSGKGDKIVTVTKGGGLLSSKQNLNILDVNDGNKLWKDDISTKYLSYLEDQGDKLLVAHSSGFNFFDYATGKKVWKKDAKGDEIKEVIPVGQDYLYIADIEMNLVDQQGQNKWKKFVEIAEESEDRVYYLGAVSNNRVFYLTDTYGNMVDYTTGKKIWKKNAEFDKKRPLVYAADGDRFLVYNNKRIYTFDASSMDSPMPKGKIDVENDKTIESIEAFDWGVCIVGQNDVIGLDNDGKTIYQNSYKEPGEAGRRLLKTGGIIGSSFFSVRSSLKRGVADMKFQYRDADGSTREEYVFDAQTANRIKKSAKNDDQYSDVIDKNLTAKVAKRFNGLKQNSEFAFVLAKGATSPELIKVRKKDGKEVAKIELAGNKPIYEVDPIDGSLYYAQDSELKIYSN, translated from the coding sequence ATGCTAAAATATTTACTCATTTCAAGTCTCTTTGTTGGGACTTTACAATGCTCTTTTGCGCAGGAGGTTGTTCCTTTTGAGAGCAAAATACAGGAAGTCAAAATAGATCCATTTACTGGAAATATTATTGTAAAAACCAAGGAAGGTATCTCCAGTTTAAATCCGACAAGTAAAAAAATTGATTGGTCTGTTGCCACAGCAACAGTCAATAATGCGACGACCATGTCGAAGCTGTCTAAAGGGGTGAGTGCAATAGAAAATAATGATTTTTTAGCAGCATTTTCGTCAACTTCACAGATAGACTTAATTGCAAATTCTCCTTTTGCAGATGTTAAGTTTGACAATAATTCGGTTGTCGTAAACACAACAGATGGAAAAGTTGTTTATAATGCGGCAGAGCTCGGTTACAATACTTTGGCAGTAACATATATTCCAGAAAAGAAACAATTTCTAATTTTAGGTGAAAAGGATAAAAGTATCGACTTTGTAAATTTGGATTTACTTTCAGGAAAGGTAAATTGGACAAGTAAAGTTGGCGACACAGAATCGCTTTTCAAATCATTTGGAAGTGCATTTAAAGGCTTCTTGAAAGGGGATGTTCTTGTTGCAGATAATAGAGTGATAGTTTCTGGAAACCATATTTTTGCCGCTTTAAAGGGAATTCTATTCAATTTGGATGGAGAAACAGGAAATGTAAAATGGAAAACCGACTATTTGATCAATAATTTTTATGTAAGCGGAAAAGGAGATAAAATCGTTACTGTCACAAAGGGTGGCGGATTACTTTCTAGCAAACAGAATCTGAATATCTTGGATGTAAATGATGGCAATAAATTATGGAAAGATGATATTTCGACAAAATATCTTTCATATTTGGAAGATCAAGGTGATAAATTGTTAGTTGCGCATTCTTCTGGATTTAATTTCTTCGACTATGCTACAGGGAAGAAAGTTTGGAAAAAGGACGCCAAAGGAGATGAAATCAAAGAAGTAATTCCTGTGGGGCAAGACTATTTATATATTGCTGATATTGAAATGAATTTGGTTGATCAGCAAGGTCAAAATAAATGGAAGAAATTTGTGGAGATTGCCGAGGAGTCTGAAGATCGGGTTTACTACTTAGGAGCTGTTAGTAATAATCGTGTGTTTTATTTGACCGATACCTATGGTAATATGGTTGATTACACAACAGGAAAGAAAATATGGAAAAAGAATGCGGAGTTTGATAAAAAAAGACCATTGGTATATGCTGCTGATGGAGATCGGTTTTTAGTTTATAACAATAAGCGCATCTATACATTTGATGCATCCAGCATGGATAGTCCAATGCCGAAAGGAAAAATAGATGTGGAGAATGATAAGACTATTGAAAGTATCGAAGCTTTTGATTGGGGAGTTTGTATCGTAGGACAAAATGATGTCATTGGATTAGACAATGATGGTAAAACTATTTACCAAAATAGTTATAAAGAACCTGGAGAGGCAGGACGTCGTCTATTGAAAACAGGTGGAATTATTGGCTCTTCATTTTTTAGTGTAAGATCTTCATTAAAAAGAGGTGTTGCTGATATGAAATTTCAATATAGAGATGCTGATGGTAGTACTAGAGAGGAATATGTTTTTGATGCGCAGACTGCTAATAGAATTAAAAAATCGGCTAAAAATGATGATCAATATTCCGATGTCATTGATAAGAATCTGACCGCTAAAGTCGCTAAACGTTTCAACGGTTTAAAGCAAAACAGTGAATTTGCCTTTGTTTTAGCAAAGGGTGCTACTAGTCCTGAATTGATTAAAGTCCGTAAAAAAGATGGTAAAGAAGTAGCGAAAATTGAATTAGCAGGTAATAAACCGATCTATGAAGTTGATCCAATTGATGGAAGTCTGTACTATGCACAAGATTCAGAGTTGAAAATTTATAGCAACTAA
- the galK gene encoding galactokinase: MITKESIKNKFKSIFQEDPIIARSPGRINIIGEHTDYNDGFVLPAAIDKAVYIAVSKRADDLISLYAEDYKGKYEVNLHDIAPTDLHWPNYILGVVDQIQKRGLTIGGFNLYIDGDVPLGAGLSSSAAVECATTLALSELFQLHIERLEIPKIGQLAEHTYAGVKCGIMDQFASTFGKKDQVLKLDCRSLEYEYVPLILEGYTIILLNTNVKHALGDTAYNKRVEQCKQAIGWIKEKYPAVVNMRDVSVAMLDEMVKDKDAEVYTKTRFVVEESERVHQACENLKAGNLVALGQNLLASHHGLSQEYEVSCAESDYLVEFIIQFPEVLGARQMGGGFGGCTINLVKDDFIEELIAQVSPKYAEKFGKELTVISVKTDDGTSIL; the protein is encoded by the coding sequence ATGATAACGAAAGAATCCATAAAAAATAAATTTAAATCCATTTTTCAAGAAGATCCTATTATTGCTCGATCACCAGGAAGAATTAACATCATCGGCGAGCATACCGATTACAACGATGGTTTTGTCCTTCCAGCGGCAATTGATAAAGCAGTTTATATTGCTGTTTCGAAACGAGCAGATGATTTGATCTCCTTGTACGCGGAAGACTATAAAGGGAAATACGAAGTAAATCTGCATGATATTGCTCCAACAGATTTGCATTGGCCTAATTATATATTAGGCGTCGTTGATCAGATCCAAAAAAGAGGATTAACAATTGGAGGATTTAATCTTTATATTGATGGTGATGTTCCTCTTGGTGCTGGTTTATCCTCTTCAGCAGCTGTGGAATGTGCAACTACATTGGCATTGAGTGAACTCTTTCAATTGCATATTGAACGCCTGGAGATTCCTAAAATTGGTCAATTAGCCGAACATACCTATGCAGGTGTTAAATGTGGTATTATGGATCAGTTCGCTTCTACTTTTGGGAAAAAAGATCAAGTGTTAAAATTGGACTGTCGCTCGCTAGAATATGAATATGTTCCTTTAATTCTGGAAGGCTATACCATCATCTTGTTAAACACGAATGTAAAGCATGCCTTAGGAGATACTGCTTATAACAAACGGGTAGAGCAGTGTAAGCAAGCAATAGGGTGGATAAAAGAAAAATATCCAGCTGTAGTGAACATGCGTGATGTTTCTGTTGCTATGTTAGATGAGATGGTAAAGGATAAAGATGCTGAGGTGTATACGAAAACAAGATTTGTGGTAGAAGAAAGTGAACGTGTACATCAAGCTTGTGAAAACTTAAAAGCAGGTAATCTGGTTGCGTTAGGTCAGAATTTATTGGCATCACACCATGGATTGAGTCAAGAATATGAAGTGAGTTGTGCAGAATCTGATTATCTGGTCGAATTTATCATACAGTTTCCTGAAGTACTGGGGGCGAGACAAATGGGTGGAGGGTTTGGAGGTTGTACAATCAATCTGGTTAAAGATGACTTTATAGAAGAACTTATCGCTCAGGTATCGCCAAAATATGCTGAAAAATTTGGAAAAGAATTAACAGTCATCAGCGTAAAGACAGATGATGGAACATCCATTTTATAA
- a CDS encoding metallophosphoesterase: protein MLIINVFILLLLDFYIFFALRSTKIKFAQSKLFTILWWSYSILLALGVIISFKFNIPLSIRSILLVTFFMTVASKFFFFIVLLIDDLRRGGVWIKRLIFPKKSVQQVAEVNTPLPEKPVDGITRSDFLTKAGILIGASPLVPLSWGIISGAYDYRVRREKLYLPNLPASFHGMTIGQISDIHSGSFYNKKAVNGGVDLLLKEKPDTIFFTGDLVNNVASEMRDYQDIFSRVKADLGVFSSLGNHDYGDYYYGKEDSPAKRKNLQDLIATHKVMGWDLLNDEHRTLKVNNEELAIVGVQNWGTGRFPKHGDLKKALKGTEEQAVKLLLSHDPSHWRAQVLDTDVDVMFAGHTHGMQFGVRLKNIQWSPAKYVYQEWAGLYKEQGNKQLYVNVGYGFLGYPGRVGILPEITIFELVKGHDPKGIV, encoded by the coding sequence ATGTTAATTATAAATGTTTTTATATTACTACTATTAGATTTTTATATCTTTTTTGCATTAAGATCAACCAAAATCAAGTTTGCACAAAGTAAACTTTTTACTATTCTCTGGTGGTCCTATTCCATTTTGCTTGCACTAGGCGTCATCATATCCTTTAAATTTAATATTCCGCTATCCATAAGATCGATTCTTTTAGTCACCTTTTTCATGACTGTAGCGTCTAAATTTTTCTTTTTCATCGTCTTACTGATTGATGATCTCCGGAGAGGAGGAGTATGGATAAAAAGGTTGATATTCCCTAAAAAATCAGTTCAACAAGTGGCTGAAGTCAATACGCCTTTGCCAGAAAAACCTGTTGACGGAATTACCCGCTCAGATTTTTTAACTAAAGCTGGAATATTAATAGGCGCTTCTCCGTTAGTTCCCCTAAGTTGGGGTATTATTTCAGGCGCTTATGACTATCGCGTGCGTCGTGAAAAATTGTATTTACCAAACTTACCCGCATCTTTTCACGGGATGACAATAGGACAAATTTCGGATATCCATTCTGGATCTTTTTATAATAAGAAAGCCGTAAACGGAGGGGTTGATTTATTATTGAAAGAAAAGCCCGATACCATTTTCTTTACGGGAGATTTGGTAAATAATGTCGCTTCAGAAATGCGCGATTATCAAGATATTTTCTCAAGAGTAAAAGCTGATCTGGGTGTTTTTTCAAGTTTAGGGAATCATGATTATGGAGACTACTATTATGGAAAAGAAGATTCCCCTGCTAAAAGAAAAAATCTTCAGGACTTGATTGCAACGCATAAAGTCATGGGGTGGGATTTATTGAATGATGAGCATCGTACTCTAAAAGTAAATAATGAAGAATTAGCGATTGTTGGTGTTCAAAATTGGGGAACCGGTCGTTTTCCAAAACATGGTGATTTAAAAAAAGCATTGAAAGGCACAGAAGAACAGGCAGTCAAATTGCTACTTTCCCATGATCCCTCTCATTGGCGGGCGCAGGTGTTGGATACTGATGTAGATGTCATGTTTGCCGGACATACACATGGGATGCAGTTTGGTGTTCGGTTAAAAAATATACAATGGAGCCCAGCCAAATATGTATATCAAGAATGGGCAGGGCTTTATAAAGAACAAGGAAATAAACAACTCTACGTCAATGTTGGGTATGGCTTTTTGGGTTATCCCGGACGGGTTGGTATATTACCTGAAATTACCATATTCGAACTTGTAAAAGGTCATGATCCAAAAGGAATCGTATAG
- a CDS encoding 4-hydroxy-3-methylbut-2-enyl diphosphate reductase — protein MALNLTVDIDKDSGFCFGVVYAIDMAEEILEEDGYLYCLGDIVHNDEEVARLKAKGLRIIAHDVLPTLQHEKVLIRAHGEAPETYKIALENNITLIDASCPVVLKLQNRIKTSYDQDEKILIFGKHGHAEVVGLQGQTDNEALVFQDLAELDDAVLPASFTLYSQTTKSVDKFYAIKEELIKRGYEVKANDTICRQVSNRYEDLVHFARQYDKIVFVSGKKSSNGKVLFEVCLKENPDTYFVSEVNEIDQTMFSENDRVGICGATSTPMWLMKEVKAFLEAL, from the coding sequence ATGGCATTAAATCTAACGGTTGATATTGATAAGGATTCAGGATTCTGTTTTGGTGTAGTCTATGCAATAGATATGGCTGAAGAAATTCTTGAAGAAGACGGTTATTTGTACTGTTTAGGTGATATTGTACATAATGATGAGGAAGTTGCGCGTCTTAAGGCTAAGGGACTTCGTATCATCGCACACGATGTATTGCCGACACTTCAACATGAAAAAGTGTTGATTAGAGCACATGGTGAAGCCCCTGAAACCTATAAGATCGCTTTGGAGAACAACATCACCTTGATTGATGCTTCTTGTCCAGTGGTGTTGAAACTGCAAAATAGAATTAAAACATCTTATGATCAAGATGAAAAAATTCTAATTTTTGGTAAACATGGACATGCTGAGGTTGTGGGTTTGCAAGGGCAGACAGATAACGAAGCATTGGTGTTCCAAGATCTTGCTGAATTGGATGATGCGGTTTTGCCAGCGTCTTTTACCCTTTATAGCCAAACCACAAAAAGTGTCGATAAATTCTATGCGATTAAAGAAGAATTAATCAAAAGAGGATATGAAGTCAAAGCGAATGATACCATTTGTCGACAAGTCTCGAATCGTTATGAGGATCTCGTTCATTTTGCGCGACAATACGATAAAATAGTTTTTGTTTCTGGAAAAAAATCTTCAAACGGTAAAGTGCTTTTTGAAGTTTGTCTAAAAGAAAATCCGGACACCTATTTTGTATCAGAAGTCAATGAGATCGATCAGACAATGTTTAGCGAAAATGACCGTGTAGGTATTTGTGGAGCAACCTCAACTCCCATGTGGTTAATGAAAGAAGTGAAAGCTTTCTTAGAGGCGCTATAA
- the def gene encoding peptide deformylase translates to MKYSIIVSIFLSAFCMQVYAQDYQAIITKSREEKALELSKTKFGPLPKDQIKYLDYFPANKEYQVTAEVSLLIGEETFKMPTYDGTSNPYKRYAILNFTLDNKPYSLTVYQSAALFQNPLYKNHLFLPFLDLTNGQESYNGGRYIDLSTEDIKDGKVTIDFNTAYNPYCAYSNGYRCPVPPKENILDTKIMAGEKAFHKPKNERPVDVNTGQNFSEADLKIINEGSVNDKLRVLQITDKKDLTILTTASSDIKYDDPLISILEKRMLLTVQDPEHAGVGIAAPQIGINKNMILVQRFDKPGEPFEFYINPKIIWRSKFTRKGFEGCLSIPNRKEEVLRSYTIRLQYISKEGKVVEENIEGFTSVIFQHEVDHLYGILYPDRIDEAQKEVFEPLSDKMEFFVKPNTIRP, encoded by the coding sequence ATGAAATACTCGATTATAGTTAGTATTTTCCTATCGGCGTTTTGTATGCAAGTATATGCACAAGATTACCAAGCAATCATCACAAAAAGCAGGGAAGAAAAAGCGTTGGAATTATCCAAAACAAAATTTGGTCCTTTACCTAAAGATCAAATTAAATATTTAGATTATTTCCCTGCTAATAAGGAATATCAAGTGACTGCTGAAGTTTCCTTATTAATTGGAGAAGAAACTTTTAAAATGCCAACGTATGATGGTACCAGCAATCCCTATAAGCGGTATGCTATTTTAAATTTTACGCTGGATAATAAACCTTATAGTTTAACAGTTTATCAAAGTGCGGCATTATTTCAAAATCCATTATACAAAAACCACTTATTCTTACCATTTCTAGATTTAACAAATGGTCAAGAGTCCTATAATGGTGGTCGGTATATCGATTTATCTACCGAAGACATCAAGGATGGTAAAGTAACCATCGATTTTAATACTGCTTACAATCCTTATTGCGCGTATAGCAATGGCTATCGTTGTCCTGTACCGCCAAAAGAAAATATTTTAGATACCAAGATTATGGCTGGAGAAAAAGCATTCCATAAACCAAAAAATGAAAGACCTGTTGATGTGAATACAGGACAAAATTTTAGTGAAGCAGATTTAAAAATTATCAACGAAGGCTCGGTAAATGATAAGTTAAGAGTACTACAGATTACAGATAAAAAAGATTTGACTATACTTACCACTGCATCTTCAGATATCAAATACGATGATCCTCTCATCTCGATTTTAGAAAAAAGAATGCTTCTTACGGTTCAAGATCCTGAACATGCAGGTGTTGGTATTGCTGCTCCACAAATCGGAATCAATAAAAACATGATTCTTGTACAACGGTTTGATAAACCAGGAGAACCGTTTGAATTTTATATCAATCCTAAGATTATTTGGAGATCAAAATTCACGAGAAAGGGTTTTGAGGGATGTCTTTCAATCCCTAATCGCAAAGAAGAAGTATTACGAAGCTATACGATACGGCTACAATATATCAGTAAAGAGGGAAAAGTTGTTGAAGAGAATATCGAAGGGTTTACATCCGTTATTTTCCAACATGAGGTCGATCATCTTTACGGTATCTTATATCCCGATCGAATTGATGAGGCTCAAAAAGAAGTGTTCGAACCTTTGAGTGACAAAATGGAATTTTTTGTTAAACCAAACACTATTCGTCCTTAA
- the ybeY gene encoding rRNA maturation RNase YbeY: MALKDILFFAEDIEFILKEKAKVREWILATIKSEGFKRVGELSFIFCSDKYLLEINKQYLDHDTYTDIVTFDSSEDEDVIAGDIFISVERIAENAEKFKVSSRDELHRVIAHGVLHLCGYYDKTAEDKTRMTAKENEYLEKRTF; the protein is encoded by the coding sequence ATGGCATTAAAAGATATTCTATTCTTTGCAGAAGACATTGAATTTATATTAAAGGAAAAAGCAAAAGTCCGTGAATGGATTTTGGCAACAATCAAATCAGAGGGATTTAAACGGGTAGGAGAATTAAGTTTTATCTTCTGTTCTGATAAATACTTATTGGAAATCAATAAGCAATATTTGGATCATGATACCTATACAGATATTGTTACGTTTGATTCTTCAGAGGATGAAGATGTGATCGCGGGGGATATTTTTATCAGCGTTGAACGTATTGCGGAGAATGCTGAAAAGTTTAAAGTCAGCAGTCGAGATGAATTACACCGCGTGATTGCTCATGGTGTCCTACACTTATGTGGATATTATGATAAAACAGCAGAAGATAAAACTCGGATGACAGCTAAAGAGAATGAATATTTAGAAAAACGTACGTTTTAA
- a CDS encoding UDP-glucose--hexose-1-phosphate uridylyltransferase, with protein sequence MQKPFELNSDPHTRLNILTGERVLVSPHRSKRPWQGQVEDVNQEQRPEYDAQCYLCPTNKRADGDVNPDYTESFVFVNDFSALLKDTPHADINEDELFIAESEKGICKVIAFSPRHDLTLPEMSVPAIKAVVDVWQDEFAALTKNEWIKYIQIFENKGAIMGCSNPHPHGQIWSQNHVPMELQKESVNQKKYFDKYGKTMLSAYIDAELKKSERIIEENDSFVALVPFWASWPYETMLISKRSVQNILAFTEKEKEDLAAILKLLTTRYDNLFNTSFPYSAGMHQSPVNSGDFPEWHWHMHFYPPLLRSATVKKFMVGYEMLANPQRDITPEFAAQQLRNCSTIHYKTV encoded by the coding sequence ATGCAGAAACCATTCGAACTTAATTCGGATCCCCATACCCGGTTGAATATTCTGACAGGAGAACGTGTTCTCGTTTCACCACATCGTAGTAAAAGACCTTGGCAAGGGCAAGTCGAAGATGTGAATCAAGAACAACGACCTGAATATGATGCTCAATGTTATTTGTGTCCAACAAATAAAAGAGCAGACGGAGACGTTAATCCCGATTACACAGAAAGTTTTGTGTTTGTCAATGATTTTTCAGCTCTTTTAAAGGATACTCCCCATGCGGATATCAATGAAGATGAATTATTCATTGCCGAATCGGAAAAGGGGATTTGTAAAGTCATTGCTTTCTCACCCCGACATGATTTGACCCTTCCTGAAATGTCAGTCCCAGCCATCAAGGCTGTAGTCGATGTTTGGCAAGATGAATTTGCGGCGTTAACAAAAAATGAATGGATAAAATACATTCAGATATTTGAAAATAAAGGAGCCATTATGGGCTGTAGTAATCCGCATCCACATGGTCAAATTTGGTCACAAAATCATGTGCCCATGGAGCTTCAGAAAGAATCTGTAAATCAAAAGAAATATTTTGATAAATATGGGAAGACGATGTTGTCGGCCTATATCGATGCGGAATTGAAAAAATCGGAACGTATTATCGAGGAAAACGATTCTTTTGTTGCTTTGGTTCCTTTTTGGGCGTCTTGGCCTTATGAAACTATGTTAATAAGTAAAAGATCCGTTCAAAATATCTTAGCATTTACAGAAAAGGAGAAAGAAGATTTAGCAGCTATTCTGAAATTGTTAACCACTCGTTATGACAATCTTTTCAATACTTCATTCCCTTATTCTGCGGGTATGCACCAATCTCCTGTCAATAGTGGAGATTTTCCAGAATGGCACTGGCATATGCATTTTTACCCACCATTATTACGATCGGCAACCGTCAAGAAATTTATGGTCGGTTATGAAATGTTGGCAAATCCACAGCGTGATATTACACCAGAGTTTGCCGCTCAACAACTTAGAAATTGCTCTACCATCCATTATAAAACCGTTTAA
- the ruvX gene encoding Holliday junction resolvase RuvX, with protein sequence MRLMAFDYGTKRIGIAVTDPMQIIATALTTVHPDDVWKFLADYFTTEQVETFVVGKPLQMDGTDSQSAIHVLGFVRKLKKTYPAIQVVEIDERFTSKMASAVIAQSGKKKNKRQDKGIVDTISATIILQTYMETKAF encoded by the coding sequence ATGAGATTAATGGCTTTTGATTATGGAACGAAACGTATCGGTATAGCAGTAACGGATCCTATGCAAATAATTGCAACAGCTTTGACAACCGTACATCCAGATGACGTTTGGAAATTTTTAGCGGATTATTTTACTACTGAACAAGTAGAAACCTTTGTTGTCGGAAAACCATTGCAAATGGATGGTACAGACTCGCAATCTGCGATACATGTACTCGGATTTGTTCGAAAGTTGAAAAAGACCTATCCAGCAATTCAAGTCGTTGAAATAGACGAACGTTTTACGTCAAAGATGGCCTCTGCTGTGATCGCTCAAAGTGGTAAGAAAAAAAATAAAAGACAAGATAAAGGAATTGTAGACACCATTTCAGCAACTATAATCTTGCAAACGTATATGGAAACTAAAGCATTTTAG